In one window of Cytophagia bacterium CHB2 DNA:
- a CDS encoding IS1182 family transposase, whose product MLGQAISQGDIFSTENSYRDKIKENSFYRFLCERRAEIFRDQDYASLYCSDNGRSSVPPSVLATACVLQSYDRLSDAETVARATYDVRWAVALGTELGDQPFAKSTLQEFRAKLILNEQALAIFQRSLTYARQRGYLTNKRMKVAMDTTHILGKGAVKDTYNLLADGIKQLYRTLEQFRPATLMEKLKATFSRYFGKSFKGEASIDWDDQTARQNLLTGVAADARSLLELAKEIMTAKDADESHVKKIRDAAELLNALLLQDLEMTPAGQAQIKEGVAPDRIISTTDTESRHGRKSASHRFDGHKAAVATDTESQLITAVTVIAGNAQDGECAKPLVDASQTNTGNDVETAIGDCAFGITEVREQFENSATALVAKAPKAPQSTHFTKHDFAVDLDNNRVTCPAGHTTTTYRNISLRFGSKAEKRMSKRFYFPADVCSGCALRAQCIKSKSADGRMIQLHPREDLLQAARARAKTEAFKEQYRTRVVVEHSIARLVQRGIRQSRYLGRKRTLWQVALAAAVVNLMILAAQERTKRSENEPDFVLQFQFYLLLEVVFLQLLTVPLSQKQLASKGW is encoded by the coding sequence ATGCTCGGTCAAGCTATTTCCCAAGGTGACATTTTCAGCACGGAAAACTCCTATCGCGACAAGATCAAAGAGAATTCCTTCTATCGCTTTCTGTGCGAGCGACGCGCGGAGATCTTTCGCGATCAGGATTATGCCTCGCTGTATTGCTCGGATAATGGCCGTAGCAGTGTGCCACCGAGCGTGTTGGCCACCGCCTGTGTGCTGCAAAGCTATGATCGCCTGAGTGATGCGGAAACGGTGGCGCGCGCCACGTATGATGTTCGCTGGGCCGTGGCGTTGGGCACCGAGTTGGGCGACCAACCGTTTGCCAAGAGCACCCTGCAAGAATTCCGCGCCAAGCTGATTTTGAATGAACAGGCGCTGGCGATTTTCCAACGTTCTCTCACCTATGCTCGCCAGAGGGGCTATCTCACAAACAAAAGAATGAAAGTGGCGATGGATACCACTCACATTCTCGGTAAAGGCGCGGTGAAGGATACCTACAATTTGCTGGCCGATGGCATCAAGCAGCTCTATCGTACGCTCGAGCAGTTTCGTCCCGCGACCCTGATGGAGAAGCTCAAAGCAACTTTCTCGCGTTACTTCGGCAAGAGTTTCAAAGGCGAAGCCAGCATTGATTGGGATGACCAAACGGCCCGGCAGAATTTACTCACCGGTGTGGCGGCCGATGCCCGATCCTTACTCGAACTGGCCAAAGAGATCATGACGGCGAAGGATGCCGATGAAAGCCACGTCAAAAAAATTCGTGATGCCGCCGAATTGCTGAATGCGTTGCTGTTGCAAGACCTTGAGATGACGCCTGCGGGCCAAGCCCAAATCAAAGAAGGAGTCGCGCCCGATCGCATCATTTCGACCACCGACACCGAAAGTCGTCATGGGCGCAAAAGCGCCAGCCATCGTTTCGATGGTCACAAAGCCGCTGTGGCAACCGACACCGAGTCGCAATTGATCACCGCAGTCACGGTGATCGCGGGTAATGCCCAGGATGGTGAATGCGCCAAACCGTTGGTAGACGCCAGCCAAACCAACACCGGTAATGACGTCGAAACCGCAATTGGCGATTGTGCTTTTGGCATCACCGAAGTCCGTGAGCAGTTTGAGAACAGCGCCACCGCTTTAGTGGCCAAAGCGCCCAAGGCACCGCAAAGCACGCACTTCACCAAGCACGATTTCGCCGTTGATCTTGACAACAATCGCGTCACCTGTCCCGCGGGTCATACCACCACGACCTATCGCAACATCTCCTTACGCTTTGGCAGCAAGGCGGAGAAGCGTATGAGCAAGCGGTTCTATTTTCCTGCGGACGTGTGCTCGGGTTGTGCCTTGCGGGCCCAATGTATCAAATCCAAGAGTGCAGATGGTCGCATGATCCAATTACATCCGCGCGAGGACTTATTGCAGGCCGCGCGAGCGCGTGCAAAGACCGAAGCATTCAAAGAACAATATCGTACTCGCGTTGTGGTCGAGCATAGCATTGCGCGACTGGTGCAACGCGGCATTCGCCAAAGTCGGTACCTGGGTAGGAAACGTACGCTCTGGCAGGTCGCTCTGGCGGCTGCGGTGGTCAATCTCATGATCCTTGCGGCCCAAGAACGCACCAAGCGCAGTGAAAACGAACCCGATTTTGTTTTACAGTTTCAATTTTACCTTCTGCTTGAAGTCGTGTTCCTTCAACTTTTGACAGTACCATTATCGCAAAAGCAACTGGCGAGCAAAGGGTGGTAG